Sequence from the Fusarium oxysporum Fo47 chromosome VI, complete sequence genome:
CATGGACGTTATCACTATCGAGAAGACTGGCGAGAACTTCCGTCTTGTCTACGATACCAAGGGCCGATTCACCGTCCACCGAATCCaggctgaggaggctgagTACAAGCTTGGCAAGGTCAAGCGTGTCCAGCTTGGTCGCGGTGGAATCCCATTCTTGGTCACGCACGATGCACGAACGTGAGTTCTGTCAGACATCATTCAGCCGTTGGATCAAGCTTTGGTCGATTCAAGTCACCCGACAAGACAGGAGCTTTATTTGACGGCTGTATGTAAACCCCAAATACCCCATTGCTAACGAATTCTCACAGTATCCGCTACCCTGACCCTCTGATCAAGGTCAACGACACTGTCAAGATTGACCTCGCCACTGGCAAGATCACAGACTTCATCAAGTTCGACACTGGCGCCGTCGTCATGGTCACTGGTGGTCGTAACATGGGTCGTGTTGGCGTTATCACTCACCGTGAGCGTCACGATGGAGGTTTCAACATCGTCCACGTCAAGGATGCCATTGACAACAGCTTTGCTACCCGTGAGAGCAACGTTTTCGTCATCGGCCAGGACAAGCCCTGGATCTCTCTGCCCAAGGGCAAGGGTGTCAAGCTCACCATCGCTGAGGAGCGTGACCGCCGACGTGCTTACGCCATCTCTCACTAAAATGTGGATTTGCGATTGGAATGGTAAAAAATGGCATGTGGAATGGAGTCTCGGATTTGACGTTTGCTTTGCGGCTTTAACTACCCTGGAGATAGCCGGCCCCCATGAGGCTACGATAAAAGATGAATTTGAGCCCAACAGAAGTGTCGATTCCTGACAGAAATCTCTCTCGAACCGTGATGGAAGTGAACTGAAGACGTTGCCCTCAATCTTTCGGCACGCCAGCGAAAACGTCACTGCCATCCGAACGTCCCACAACTATGATAATATATCGCATCACTCTGCCAGCACCCATATACGTAGCTCGTGTTTCTTTCAAATATCATGGTTGTCAAGGAAGAAGGTTAGGAACAAAGCTGACTGGTAGGGCTGCATTACACAATAATTTGCGACCAAGGTGATGAGGAAAACAGCCTGTCTACTAAGTGCTCATGGGTTACATCCATGGTTATCGGACTATCAGTTGACCTCCTAATGCGTAAAGTTGTGGCTGTGTTACAGTCTGGCTGACCGAGGTGAGAATTCGGACGTAGGCGAATTCCTATTCCTTACCCACCCCACGTTTACGAGAATGCTGGTTGTTTGCGAACGACTTGTCTCTCGAATTGAGTTTCTTCATTTATTCCCCAACTTCTCCATTGAGCTAGTTACTCCATCCCACTGAAGGAAGCTCTCGAACCCCCAAACTGCGAATAGCACCAAGTGGGCTCGGCTTCTTCCCCCTTCTCCACACTCCCACGGTACATGCTGTATGCTGTGAAGCTGCTGGCTCGGCGAGCAAACCGAGTCATTTAGGAGCGGGGAAATCCATCGTAAATCTAGGGTATCGAGTCGTAATTACGCATGAGGTCAAAATGCATGACTAACGGTAACTGCAGTCGCCCGTCGAATCCTCCTCAGCCATGATGCAGTTGGCTGCACTCCTTGAAGCTGCGATTCGACAATGCGAGTCTCACGCGCGCTGTTCCTGTGATGTGCATGTGGGCGTAATGCGTGGGGAGCCTCAAACCATCCATGCGACTGAATTTCTTGTTACAGTAAGACCGCACACGCACAACGCCCATGAAAGATGGATCGTGTGCCCCCTCACCATTAGACCCGCTAGGCTCGACAAGCTATGGGAAAAGCCATGCTAAGACCCAGCGGCAACGCGGCGCTCAGTATTGCATCAGCGAGACTATGCTTACAAGAGGAGCCGTTTGAATTTAGATTTCTACTTCCCTGGATATGCCCCACGTGCGCcgatgatgttcttgagacTACTTATAAGTGAGAGTCAGCCCCATCGTGGCCACATCTAGCTCCGGAATTCCCCTTCGCGAGGCCATCTCTCTTGGTTGCTTGAATTGAAGGattcttgtcgttctttccCCTTCTCACTTACTTGCGGATACTCGGTAAAGACTCGCTTAGATACGGCAGATATTCCTGTTCGTGATCAAAACATTGCTCGCAAGAGCCATATAACGCAACGGACTCATTGAAGTTTGTTAATTGGAGGAAAAGCAGCAGCCTTCGGGTCTTGAATCGATCTTGGTTCTACATCACGGTCAATTGTGGAACGGGCCGTCTGAGTCATAAAATTATAGGTTTCTTTAACATTGGGTTG
This genomic interval carries:
- a CDS encoding ribosomal family S4e-domain-containing protein; translated protein: MARGIKKHQKRLSAPSHWLLDKLSGTYAPKPSAGPHKLRDCMPLIVFIRNRLKYALNYRETKAILMQRLVKVDGKVRTDSTYPSGFMDVITIEKTGENFRLVYDTKGRFTVHRIQAEEAEYKLGKVKRVQLGRGGIPFLVTHDARTIRYPDPLIKVNDTVKIDLATGKITDFIKFDTGAVVMVTGGRNMGRVGVITHRERHDGGFNIVHVKDAIDNSFATRESNVFVIGQDKPWISLPKGKGVKLTIAEERDRRRAYAISH